A window of Paenibacillus sp. 19GGS1-52 contains these coding sequences:
- a CDS encoding histidine phosphatase family protein: MLYVVRHGQTDLNKEGRLQGRLGLPLNEYGIQQAERLRDHLKNIKFDYVFSSPQERAIQTAEIATGASAIIDRRLDVFDLGEADRLLKGEVKMVGVVPDSSVYKGVEEIPNFMNRVFAFMHNLEREYGSTKVNILVSGHSCTTGCIGAYFEGIPEDQNILRFSCDNGQYKKYMFQST, from the coding sequence ATGCTTTACGTGGTTAGACACGGGCAAACCGATTTGAACAAAGAAGGAAGACTTCAAGGAAGACTCGGTTTGCCCTTAAATGAATATGGGATCCAGCAAGCGGAACGTTTAAGAGATCATCTAAAAAACATAAAATTCGATTATGTTTTTTCCTCTCCACAGGAAAGAGCTATTCAAACAGCGGAGATCGCCACGGGTGCAAGCGCAATAATTGATCGGAGATTGGATGTTTTTGATTTAGGTGAAGCTGACCGATTATTAAAAGGTGAAGTCAAAATGGTCGGAGTCGTTCCTGATTCTAGTGTGTATAAAGGCGTTGAAGAAATCCCTAACTTTATGAATAGAGTGTTTGCCTTTATGCACAACCTTGAACGTGAATATGGATCTACAAAAGTGAATATTCTCGTGTCTGGACACAGTTGTACAACGGGGTGTATTGGGGCTTATTTTGAAGGTATCCCTGAAGATCAGAATATTCTAAGATTCTCCTGCGATAATGGACAATATAAAAAATATATGTTCCAATCAACTTAG
- a CDS encoding response regulator, with translation MREIKVIVAEDEELIRNNMVRKIESLDSTIKVIAAAQDGKEALEFIRKEQPDLLITDIRMPIMDGMELIKTISLKYPRIRTIITSGYAEFEYAKQALKYNVNDYLLKPISEHELRRVLSSVHEEIEQERSGLQPNLEDVLLPGMPGEEIVARVQRYIRDHFDQELSMERIAKQFNFNASYLSKIFIKHTGDPPSKHLLALRISEAQYLLTHQRSLSVKEVGERVGYPDQFYFSRIFKQVTGCTPKDYRK, from the coding sequence ATGAGGGAGATTAAGGTCATTGTAGCCGAAGACGAGGAGCTCATCCGCAACAATATGGTCAGGAAGATAGAGAGCCTGGACAGTACAATCAAAGTAATTGCTGCCGCTCAGGATGGCAAGGAGGCGCTGGAATTCATCCGTAAGGAGCAGCCGGACCTGCTGATTACGGATATTCGGATGCCGATCATGGATGGAATGGAGCTGATTAAGACGATTTCCCTGAAATATCCGCGTATCCGCACTATCATCACAAGTGGTTATGCGGAATTTGAATATGCCAAGCAGGCGCTGAAATATAACGTCAATGATTATTTGCTTAAGCCGATTTCGGAGCATGAACTCAGACGGGTGCTGTCATCCGTTCATGAGGAAATCGAACAGGAGCGATCGGGCCTGCAGCCTAATCTGGAGGATGTCCTTCTGCCAGGCATGCCAGGTGAAGAAATTGTAGCGAGGGTGCAGCGTTATATTCGCGATCATTTTGATCAGGAGCTGAGCATGGAGAGAATCGCCAAACAATTCAATTTCAACGCCTCCTACCTCAGCAAAATATTCATCAAACACACGGGAGATCCGCCCTCGAAGCATCTCTTGGCACTGCGGATCAGCGAGGCACAGTACCTGCTAACCCACCAGCGCAGCCTATCGGTCAAAGAAGTGGGAGAACGGGTTGGCTACCCAGATCAATTCTATTTCAGTCGTATCTTTAAGCAAGTTACCGGCTGTACGCCGAAGGATTATCGGAAATGA
- the cysC gene encoding adenylyl-sulfate kinase — MINNPNSGFTLWLTGLSGAGKSTIAALLADRLREQGRAVEWLDGDELRRNLGRGLGFSREDRFENIRRAVYIAGLLNRQDVITIVSVISPYRDMRLYARQELPQFVEVYVDCPLQICEERDVKGLYAKARRGEIPSFTGISDPYEIPEGPELTLRTAEQSPEQSVAVLLEWLKQ; from the coding sequence ATGATAAATAACCCAAATTCAGGATTCACCCTATGGCTGACCGGATTATCCGGCGCAGGCAAATCAACGATTGCGGCCCTGCTGGCAGACAGGCTCCGCGAACAGGGAAGGGCCGTGGAATGGCTCGACGGCGATGAGCTGCGGCGTAACCTCGGGCGGGGGCTCGGCTTCAGCCGCGAGGACCGGTTCGAGAACATCCGCCGGGCAGTCTACATTGCCGGATTGCTGAACCGGCAGGATGTGATTACGATTGTATCGGTCATCAGCCCCTACCGGGATATGCGGCTGTATGCCCGCCAAGAGCTACCGCAGTTCGTGGAGGTTTATGTAGATTGCCCATTGCAGATCTGCGAGGAGCGTGATGTCAAAGGGCTGTATGCCAAGGCCCGCCGCGGGGAGATTCCCTCCTTCACCGGAATTTCTGATCCTTACGAGATCCCGGAAGGTCCAGAGCTTACGCTACGTACGGCAGAGCAATCGCCGGAGCAAAGTGTTGCTGTATTGCTGGAATGGCTCAAACAGTGA
- a CDS encoding DinB family protein, protein MNEFVFKQLEFIRQLTIKAVEGISESTLDIIPEGFNNNLRWNLGHIYLVQERFAFHFADEPMHLPENFTRLFANGTKPADWNEETPTLEVLLAMLAEQPKRIQESLHHRLEEPVNNPFTTGSGLTLSTVGEFLSYTLYHEGMHFNTIKLLKRFAG, encoded by the coding sequence ATGAATGAGTTCGTGTTCAAACAACTGGAATTTATACGCCAACTAACAATCAAGGCTGTGGAGGGAATATCAGAAAGCACTCTAGATATTATTCCAGAAGGTTTTAATAACAACTTGAGATGGAATTTGGGACATATTTATTTGGTTCAAGAGAGGTTTGCCTTTCATTTTGCTGATGAGCCTATGCACTTACCTGAGAACTTTACTCGATTATTTGCTAATGGTACCAAACCCGCCGATTGGAACGAAGAAACTCCGACGCTTGAGGTATTACTTGCGATGCTAGCAGAGCAACCCAAACGTATTCAGGAATCCTTACATCATCGCTTAGAGGAACCAGTGAACAATCCATTTACAACAGGCAGTGGTTTAACTTTAAGTACGGTAGGAGAATTCTTAAGCTACACTCTCTATCATGAGGGGATGCATTTTAATACGATAAAACTATTAAAACGATTCGCAGGTTAA
- a CDS encoding STM4012 family radical SAM protein gives MTLPLDHLLLHNDGKHSLSAEELLQWKENIAAYPYRSYLYSYPHKTAYRDLQPPVPLKELWADEPAEAFFLYMHIPFCGARCGFCNLFTLPDKRADVHTRYVDALERQAKQWATFTRHKPYARFAIGGGTPTLLAEEQLRRLFTIAVDIMGLDTSVASISVEASPETLTDGKLMILKEASVDRVSMGIQSFVAAEAAAIYRPQNPDEVYRALELLGKYDFPILNLDLIYGLPGQRVDSWLYSLNQALSYEPEEIFIYPLYTREHTIVKPGDMHRQDDIRLHCYTAARELLIGRGYRQYSMRRFAKEAAGSDKSILNYSCQEEGMVGLGCGARSYTRSVHYASRYGVSRKATESIIADYVAAERYDTADYGIVLSLKEQQRRFILKAILHSEGLQLSSYSERFGCSLWSDYPELSLLLQAELGKEEDGVLTLTAEGMGYSDSIGDWFISGEIREQMERFVLP, from the coding sequence ATGACTTTACCACTCGATCACCTACTCCTCCACAACGATGGGAAGCACTCCCTCTCTGCCGAGGAGCTTTTGCAATGGAAGGAGAATATTGCCGCTTACCCTTACCGCTCTTATCTATATTCCTATCCCCATAAAACAGCCTACCGCGACCTGCAGCCTCCAGTCCCCTTGAAGGAGCTATGGGCGGACGAGCCTGCGGAAGCTTTTTTCCTATATATGCATATTCCTTTCTGCGGCGCACGCTGCGGCTTCTGCAATCTGTTCACGCTGCCCGACAAACGCGCCGATGTCCACACTCGTTATGTGGATGCGCTGGAGCGGCAGGCGAAGCAATGGGCAACGTTCACCAGGCATAAGCCTTATGCCCGCTTCGCTATCGGCGGCGGCACGCCCACTCTGCTGGCCGAAGAACAGCTGCGCCGCTTGTTCACCATAGCTGTGGATATTATGGGACTGGATACGAGCGTTGCTTCGATTTCGGTCGAAGCCTCTCCCGAGACCCTGACGGATGGAAAGCTGATGATTCTTAAAGAAGCCTCAGTGGACAGGGTCAGTATGGGTATTCAGAGCTTTGTAGCCGCAGAAGCTGCAGCCATATACCGCCCACAGAATCCGGACGAGGTCTATCGCGCGCTGGAGCTGTTGGGGAAATACGATTTCCCGATCCTCAATCTGGATCTGATCTACGGGCTCCCTGGACAAAGGGTGGACTCCTGGCTCTATTCACTGAATCAGGCTCTTTCCTATGAACCGGAGGAAATTTTTATTTATCCGCTCTACACTCGCGAGCATACAATTGTTAAGCCCGGAGATATGCATCGCCAGGATGATATTCGCCTTCATTGCTACACAGCAGCCCGAGAACTGCTCATCGGACGCGGCTACCGCCAATACTCCATGCGCCGCTTCGCGAAAGAAGCGGCAGGATCAGACAAATCCATTCTCAATTACAGCTGCCAGGAAGAAGGCATGGTCGGGCTAGGCTGTGGAGCCAGATCCTATACACGCAGCGTCCATTATGCTTCCCGTTACGGGGTCAGCCGCAAAGCAACGGAGAGCATTATCGCCGATTATGTAGCGGCAGAACGTTATGATACGGCAGACTACGGGATTGTACTGAGCCTTAAAGAGCAGCAGCGCCGCTTTATTCTGAAGGCTATTTTGCATAGCGAGGGGCTGCAGCTTTCCAGTTACAGTGAGCGCTTCGGATGCTCACTGTGGAGCGATTATCCTGAGTTGTCCCTACTGCTGCAAGCTGAGCTTGGCAAGGAGGAAGACGGCGTGCTAACCCTAACCGCTGAGGGCATGGGCTACTCTGACTCTATCGGCGACTGGTTTATTTCGGGTGAGATTCGGGAGCAAATGGAAAGGTTCGTCTTGCCATGA
- a CDS encoding glycerophosphodiester phosphodiesterase — MNNIINFAHRGASAVCPENTMAAFRKSLTLGATGIETDVQMTKDGGLVLIHDEELNRTTDGTGYIKDKTLQEVLAVDAGSWFGAEFNGEKIPTLEDLLDLLQGRDTILNIELKNGLFLYPGMEEKVIATVRDFHMSERVILSSFNHYSLAYCKSIAPDILTGILYGEGLYRPWDYAASLKADALHATHYAVLPEFVAEATKHGIDYHPFTVNEPERMKYLIAAGVAGIITDYPDLLAELLAAQGG; from the coding sequence ATGAATAACATCATTAATTTTGCGCATCGCGGCGCGTCGGCGGTATGTCCAGAGAATACGATGGCGGCATTCCGCAAGAGTCTTACGCTTGGAGCAACTGGCATTGAGACCGATGTGCAAATGACCAAGGATGGCGGACTCGTGCTTATTCACGATGAAGAGCTTAACCGCACTACGGACGGAACCGGATATATAAAGGATAAGACCCTTCAAGAAGTGCTGGCGGTAGATGCGGGATCTTGGTTCGGAGCTGAATTCAATGGTGAAAAAATCCCGACTCTGGAGGACTTGCTTGATCTGCTCCAGGGACGTGACACTATACTGAATATTGAACTTAAGAACGGTCTCTTCCTGTACCCCGGCATGGAGGAAAAGGTCATCGCGACTGTGCGGGACTTCCACATGAGTGAACGGGTCATCCTGTCGAGCTTCAATCATTATTCCCTGGCTTACTGTAAATCTATTGCTCCGGATATTCTAACCGGAATTTTATATGGTGAAGGTTTGTATCGTCCATGGGATTATGCAGCTTCACTAAAAGCAGATGCGCTGCACGCTACGCATTATGCCGTGCTGCCGGAATTCGTCGCCGAAGCCACTAAGCATGGTATTGACTATCATCCCTTTACCGTAAATGAACCCGAGCGAATGAAATACTTAATAGCTGCAGGCGTGGCCGGCATTATTACCGATTATCCGGACCTGCTGGCCGAACTGCTGGCTGCCCAAGGAGGCTAA
- a CDS encoding GGDEF domain-containing protein has protein sequence MEEVQHYILTVCSILIAAVTVYSVFWLLSDISSKSPRTRAMRTSFVIIVVCAGVWSMHLLGILSLQGYGLAEGNLLFPLLVYGLTLVIVLFLFYRLRILQAERDQLKELAYKDALTGLLNKNGMDHFWDHCKENEQLAVLFLDLNRFKAINDSLGHHVGDLLLQAVGGKLSQFSSKGKRHIFRVGGDEFVIVAKHCSQKEAEQLALRILEKTTTQYQLEQHNLFVSASIGITMSHGKVERSRLLKEADTAMYSAKQLGTGRYTVYKPPTSGSYARWFDNFKAR, from the coding sequence ATGGAAGAAGTCCAACATTATATACTGACGGTATGCTCAATTCTCATCGCAGCAGTAACTGTTTATTCAGTTTTTTGGCTATTAAGCGACATCTCCTCAAAATCTCCAAGAACCAGAGCCATGCGCACCAGCTTCGTCATTATTGTAGTCTGTGCAGGAGTTTGGTCGATGCATTTGCTAGGCATACTGTCACTTCAAGGGTATGGACTGGCTGAAGGGAATCTATTGTTTCCTTTGCTGGTATACGGTTTGACTTTGGTGATTGTGTTGTTCCTGTTCTATCGCTTGCGGATATTACAGGCGGAACGAGATCAACTGAAAGAGCTGGCTTATAAAGATGCTTTAACGGGCTTGTTGAATAAAAATGGCATGGATCACTTTTGGGACCATTGCAAGGAAAATGAACAGCTGGCCGTTCTATTCCTGGATCTAAACCGCTTTAAGGCGATCAATGACAGCCTGGGCCACCACGTAGGTGATTTGCTGCTGCAGGCAGTCGGAGGCAAGCTGAGCCAATTCTCCAGCAAAGGGAAGCGGCACATCTTCCGAGTGGGCGGTGATGAATTCGTGATTGTCGCCAAGCATTGCAGCCAAAAAGAAGCCGAGCAGCTTGCCTTGCGGATTCTGGAGAAAACGACTACCCAATACCAGTTGGAGCAGCATAATCTCTTTGTCTCGGCCAGTATAGGTATTACTATGAGTCATGGCAAGGTTGAGCGTTCCCGGTTACTTAAAGAAGCGGATACAGCCATGTACAGTGCCAAACAGCTGGGAACGGGTCGTTATACCGTTTATAAGCCACCTACTAGCGGCAGTTATGCCAGATGGTTTGACAACTTTAAGGCCAGATAA
- a CDS encoding SLC45 family MFS transporter encodes MKKVWLLGFGFFSISITWSLYNAFVPFFLEKYVHSVALISFMMTIDNYFALFLQPWIGNRSDRTTTRFGRRIPYLMIGMPLAAVLTLLIPFHTGLFTLLLFMMLMNLAMSLYRSPTVALMPDITPDAQRTKANGLINFMGGFGSILAYGVGSILYDSNPALPFIVAGLITLLCLFIVSHFIKEGRDGVNQEGVARTVKPSHISFKKQLDRTTVLLLAAIFFWFVAYQGVETLFTLYGKHHLGLSEKAASFSLTFFSLAFVLFAIPSGWLGGRFGKKKIIIIGVCGLMTVFALVGFAQNLLFLRGLLLIGGMFWACININSYPYIVATGTEESIGTRTGMYYLVSSLAAISSPPLLGLLIDLHGYSILFYCAAASMLIALLCLLLMNGGKKTVKTLHSSGA; translated from the coding sequence GTGAAAAAGGTCTGGCTGCTCGGCTTTGGCTTTTTCAGCATCAGTATTACTTGGAGTCTGTATAACGCGTTTGTGCCCTTTTTCCTGGAAAAGTATGTGCATAGTGTGGCCCTGATCAGCTTCATGATGACCATTGATAATTACTTTGCCTTGTTCCTGCAGCCGTGGATCGGCAATCGCAGTGACCGCACAACCACACGTTTCGGGCGCAGAATACCTTATCTGATGATTGGAATGCCTTTGGCTGCTGTGCTGACCTTGTTAATCCCGTTTCACACTGGTCTGTTCACGCTGCTGCTATTCATGATGCTGATGAACTTGGCCATGAGTCTGTACCGCTCGCCGACAGTCGCCTTAATGCCGGATATCACCCCCGATGCTCAGCGTACGAAGGCTAACGGGTTGATTAATTTCATGGGTGGATTTGGCTCGATCCTCGCTTATGGCGTGGGTTCCATCCTCTATGATTCTAACCCGGCGCTGCCGTTTATCGTGGCGGGTCTGATTACTCTTTTATGCTTATTTATCGTCTCACACTTCATTAAAGAAGGCCGGGACGGCGTGAATCAGGAAGGTGTCGCAAGAACTGTCAAGCCTTCCCACATCTCCTTTAAGAAGCAGCTAGACCGAACAACGGTACTTCTCTTGGCAGCGATTTTTTTCTGGTTTGTTGCTTATCAAGGTGTGGAGACCCTCTTTACTCTCTACGGCAAACATCACCTCGGGCTAAGTGAAAAAGCGGCCTCTTTCTCCCTAACCTTCTTCTCGCTGGCTTTCGTACTGTTCGCTATTCCGAGCGGCTGGCTAGGTGGACGTTTCGGGAAGAAAAAAATCATAATCATCGGTGTATGCGGTCTTATGACTGTGTTCGCATTGGTAGGGTTTGCACAAAACTTGTTGTTCCTACGGGGCTTGCTGCTGATTGGCGGAATGTTCTGGGCCTGTATTAATATCAATTCCTACCCTTATATTGTGGCAACGGGTACTGAGGAGAGCATTGGCACACGAACAGGGATGTATTATCTGGTATCTTCACTTGCAGCAATCAGTTCGCCTCCCTTACTTGGCCTACTGATTGATCTGCATGGTTATTCTATTTTGTTCTACTGTGCAGCGGCCAGCATGCTAATTGCTTTACTCTGTCTGCTCCTGATGAATGGAGGCAAAAAAACAGTGAAGACGCTCCACTCCTCAGGCGCATAA
- a CDS encoding STM4013/SEN3800 family hydrolase, with the protein MTDMNCIVGTHDILMITLDTLRYDVAVLEEANCPNLCGGGPWEKRHTPGSFTYAAHHAFFGGFLPTPATTDKSEHVRLFHSRNTGMKTHPHTWLFDTPDLVSGLAGAGYRTVCIGGVIFFSKKVPLARVLPSYFQHSYWRMTFGVTNPRSTEHQVNHDLKLLKDTSHEQRLFMFLNVSAMHGPNHYFLPGARKDSVDSQRAALRYVDGELGRLFAAFRERGNPVFCLAFSDHGTAYGEDGYQGHRLAHETVWNVPYREFTL; encoded by the coding sequence ATGACAGATATGAACTGCATTGTTGGCACCCATGACATTCTGATGATCACACTGGATACCTTGCGGTATGATGTGGCTGTGCTGGAGGAGGCGAATTGTCCCAACCTGTGTGGTGGCGGACCTTGGGAGAAACGCCATACCCCAGGCAGCTTCACCTATGCCGCGCACCATGCCTTCTTCGGCGGTTTCCTGCCGACTCCGGCAACAACGGACAAGTCGGAGCATGTCCGGCTCTTTCATTCAAGGAACACTGGAATGAAGACTCATCCCCACACCTGGCTGTTCGATACGCCGGATTTGGTGTCCGGGCTTGCTGGCGCGGGCTATCGTACGGTTTGTATCGGTGGCGTTATTTTTTTCAGCAAAAAAGTACCGCTCGCCCGTGTGCTGCCCAGCTATTTCCAACACAGCTACTGGCGGATGACGTTTGGCGTCACTAATCCGCGCTCCACGGAGCATCAGGTGAATCATGATTTGAAGCTGCTCAAGGACACGTCGCACGAGCAAAGGTTATTCATGTTCCTCAATGTTTCGGCCATGCACGGACCAAACCATTATTTTCTGCCGGGGGCCCGCAAGGATTCCGTGGACAGCCAGCGCGCCGCACTCCGTTATGTCGACGGCGAGCTGGGACGATTATTCGCAGCCTTCCGAGAGCGGGGGAATCCGGTTTTTTGTCTCGCTTTTTCCGATCATGGAACGGCTTACGGCGAAGATGGCTATCAGGGGCATCGGCTCGCACACGAGACGGTGTGGAACGTTCCTTACCGTGAATTCACATTGTAA
- a CDS encoding STM4011 family radical SAM protein: MKAVLYYRGSLTSCNYDCPYCPFGKTRDSAATLAKDRVGLETFVEWIGAQGAAGHRLSIFFNPYGEGLIHRWYKDALIALSNMEHVDKVAIQTNLSADLNFTEALDRDKVAFWATYHPGQIQEDKFLAQCMTLYARGIPFSVGSVGLRSAFAAIASLRTSLPEDVYLWVNAYKDKPDYYTSDELSYLSSIDPHFAINAMDYESLGKICNAGRNVFYVQGSGLVKRCYKDRGVIGNLYRDGLEGLSAERSCRMQLCDCYIGYIHMPQLGLQDIYGSGLLERIPPMGDSKR, encoded by the coding sequence ATGAAGGCGGTTCTCTATTACCGCGGCTCTCTCACCTCCTGCAATTATGATTGCCCCTATTGCCCCTTCGGCAAAACAAGGGACAGTGCAGCCACCCTCGCCAAGGACCGTGTTGGATTGGAAACCTTCGTAGAGTGGATCGGAGCACAGGGGGCGGCGGGCCATCGGCTGTCTATTTTCTTCAACCCCTATGGTGAAGGGCTTATTCACCGTTGGTACAAAGATGCCCTGATCGCACTCTCTAACATGGAACATGTGGATAAGGTGGCGATCCAGACTAATCTATCGGCGGACTTAAATTTCACCGAAGCGCTGGACCGCGACAAGGTGGCCTTTTGGGCTACCTATCATCCAGGACAAATACAAGAAGATAAATTCTTAGCCCAATGTATGACTTTGTACGCGAGGGGTATTCCGTTTAGCGTGGGCAGCGTGGGCCTGCGCAGTGCTTTTGCGGCTATAGCCTCACTGCGCACATCCCTGCCGGAAGACGTCTATTTATGGGTGAATGCTTATAAGGATAAGCCAGATTACTATACGTCAGATGAGCTTTCCTATCTAAGCAGCATCGATCCGCACTTTGCTATTAATGCTATGGACTATGAGAGCCTGGGCAAAATATGTAATGCGGGCCGTAATGTATTCTATGTACAAGGCTCTGGACTCGTTAAACGCTGCTACAAGGATAGAGGCGTCATCGGCAACCTCTATCGCGATGGATTGGAGGGCCTCTCCGCTGAGCGCAGCTGCCGGATGCAGCTATGCGACTGTTATATTGGTTATATTCATATGCCGCAACTGGGGCTGCAGGACATTTACGGCTCTGGCTTGCTGGAGCGAATCCCCCCTATGGGAGACTCTAAACGATGA
- a CDS encoding SMI1/KNR4 family protein, whose amino-acid sequence MGNRHWIGFDLSTFWEDSDYFTSPGPVTAEIILNAEQLLGYRLPSSYIELITNKNGGSPLNDCFPTLTSTSWSEDHIAISGICGLGGQWGIDSDDLGSRFMIEEWGYPNIGIVVCSCPSAGHDAVMLDYRECGPDGEPCVIHVDVEVDDEPRITFLAQDFEAFIRGLINQEEYDN is encoded by the coding sequence ATGGGCAATAGGCATTGGATAGGGTTTGATCTCTCCACCTTCTGGGAGGATTCGGATTATTTCACTAGTCCCGGCCCGGTTACGGCAGAAATCATCTTGAATGCGGAACAGCTGCTGGGCTATAGGCTTCCGTCCTCTTATATTGAACTAATCACTAATAAAAACGGGGGCAGCCCGCTTAATGACTGCTTTCCTACGCTCACCTCAACTTCCTGGTCTGAGGATCATATTGCGATCTCGGGAATTTGCGGCCTCGGCGGACAGTGGGGTATCGACTCGGATGATCTGGGTAGCCGCTTTATGATCGAAGAGTGGGGTTATCCCAACATTGGGATTGTGGTCTGTTCCTGCCCGTCTGCAGGGCATGATGCTGTAATGCTAGATTATCGGGAATGTGGTCCGGATGGAGAACCCTGCGTCATTCATGTTGACGTTGAGGTAGATGATGAACCAAGGATTACTTTTCTGGCGCAGGATTTCGAAGCCTTTATTAGAGGGCTGATTAATCAAGAGGAATATGATAACTAG
- a CDS encoding RDD family protein, with translation MDSSKVEQLLEDDFVGFWPRLLISLIDGAILIGPIYLLNRWATSLVNTWHSEIPILIPWLVYIVYYVYLVSKFGGTPGRLLLRTRIIDANGNYPTITQALLRYGFYIINFLFTVITTFASHGADQITVLNFLMTCVFIIDGLFIIFMVRNQALHDKMAGTYVVYKSGLDYAEAVHERS, from the coding sequence ATGGATAGTTCTAAAGTTGAACAACTTCTTGAGGATGACTTCGTAGGTTTTTGGCCAAGATTGCTGATTTCGCTAATTGACGGGGCTATACTTATAGGTCCGATCTATCTACTTAATCGATGGGCAACATCTCTAGTGAATACGTGGCATTCGGAAATACCTATTCTTATCCCTTGGCTAGTCTATATAGTCTATTATGTATATTTAGTTTCTAAATTTGGGGGAACCCCAGGCCGTTTACTGCTGAGAACAAGAATTATTGATGCAAACGGGAATTATCCAACGATAACTCAGGCGCTACTCAGATACGGGTTTTACATTATAAATTTTCTCTTTACCGTGATAACCACCTTTGCTTCCCACGGGGCAGACCAGATCACTGTGCTGAATTTCTTGATGACCTGTGTCTTCATCATAGATGGGCTATTTATTATTTTCATGGTCCGCAACCAAGCGCTCCACGACAAGATGGCCGGAACCTATGTTGTTTATAAGTCGGGGCTGGACTACGCGGAAGCCGTGCATGAGCGTTCATGA